The following coding sequences lie in one Lolium perenne isolate Kyuss_39 chromosome 2, Kyuss_2.0, whole genome shotgun sequence genomic window:
- the LOC139835701 gene encoding small ribosomal subunit biogenesis GTPase RsgA 1, mitochondrial-like: MPLLPAPPTSTATLPRLHLRLPHNLHLPRRAAPRRPRLLLPAAAAGSLPPRAGPDPWQGSFYRLRPRAPKNIGPGLLPPPSPDALLPSQATGLVAASQANFMRVIVAATAPGLEQHRGADLLCVVRALLKKIRRRVLVGDRVLVGAVDWAGRRGVIEDVFERRTEVADPPVANVDRINRQRSCKQCSTSSHH; this comes from the exons ATGCCGCTCCTCCCAGCCCCGCCCACCTCCACCGCCACGCTcccccgcctccacctccgcctcccccACAACCTCCACCTCCCCCGCCGCGCCGCCCCCCGCCGCCCGCGCCTCCTACTCCCGGCAGCCGCCGCGGGCTCCCTCCCGCCCAGGGCCGGCCCTGACCCATGGCAG GGGTCCTTTTATCGACTTCGCCCAAGGGCCCCGAAAAACATAGGGCCGGGGCTGCTCCCGCCACCCTCCCCCGACGCGCTCCTCCCGAGCCAGGCCACGGGGCTCGTGGCCGCCTCGCAGGCCAACTTCATGCGCGTCATCGTCGCCGCCACGGCCCCGGGCCTGGAGCAGCACCGGGGCGCCGACCTGCTCTGCGTCGTGCGCGCGCTGCTCAAGAAGATCCGCCGCCGCGTGCTCGTCGGGGACCGGGTGCTCGTGGGCGCCGTCGACTGGGCCGGCCGCCGCGGCGTCATCGAGGACGTCTTCGAGAGGCGGACCGAGGTCGCCGACCCGCCCGTCGCCAACGTCGACCGCATAAACCGTCAGCGAAGTTGCAAGCAATGCAGCACTTCTTCCCACCACTAA